A region from the Phycisphaerales bacterium genome encodes:
- a CDS encoding phage terminase large subunit family protein — MAIDPRKLKPGELARLLNSTPLGEVISERQLHRHRTRAGFRVAADGDAGKVDLFRYVAWLATTRHEAIADAANAPEGLTGYDAMKERARLRNAMLSLSGRDIGDLPSVADPARRDRAARDFRYFCEAYFPQTFHLKWSDDHLKVIAKIEQAVLEGGLFAMAMPRGSGKTSLCEIACLWALVYGHREFVALVGSDEEHAAGMLDSIKAELENSEILGGDFPEVCHPIRSLEGIHQRASGQLYQGKQTHIGWTAREIVLPTIPGSAASGAIIRVAGITGRIRGMKHKRVDGVSVRPSLVLIDDPQTDESARSPSQCANRERILAGAILGMAGPGRKIAGLMTLTVVRPDDLADRILDRDKHPQWQGERTKMVYSFPKSEKLWAEYARVRAEGLRADRGIIDATAFYGKHRTAMDEGAVIAWPERFNHDELSAVQHAMNLRLQNEAAFFAEYQNEPLPEVEVADDLLSADQIAAKVNGHARGLVPLGCSHLTMFVDVQGKALFYLVAAWEDDFTGHIIDYGTEPDQKQAYFTLRDVRRTLAAASPRAGVEGAIYGGLERLIEATVAREWRRDDGAMVRIDRCLIDANWGSSTDVVYQFCRQSPHASVLTPSHGRYVGASSLPFSDYKRKRGERVGLNWRVPIVTGKRAVRHVLFDTNYWKSFVHARLAVPMGDPGGLSLFGQKSEPHRLLSEHLTSEYRVRTEGRGRTVDEWKLRVEGLDNHWLDGLVGAAVAASMQGAVLFGTDARVPNRPRIRLSAIRGDRR; from the coding sequence GTGGCGATTGACCCGCGCAAACTCAAGCCCGGCGAACTCGCGCGGCTGCTCAACAGCACACCGCTGGGCGAGGTGATCAGCGAGCGGCAGCTCCACCGGCATCGCACGCGCGCCGGGTTCCGCGTCGCGGCCGACGGCGATGCGGGCAAGGTTGATCTGTTCCGATACGTGGCGTGGCTGGCGACCACGCGGCACGAGGCGATCGCCGATGCTGCCAATGCGCCCGAAGGTCTGACGGGTTACGACGCGATGAAGGAGCGTGCCCGGCTCCGCAACGCGATGCTGTCGCTGTCGGGACGGGACATTGGTGATCTGCCGTCGGTTGCGGACCCGGCCAGGCGAGATCGAGCCGCGCGGGACTTCCGGTACTTCTGCGAGGCGTACTTCCCCCAGACGTTTCACCTGAAGTGGTCGGATGACCATCTCAAGGTCATCGCCAAGATCGAACAGGCGGTGCTCGAGGGCGGGCTGTTTGCGATGGCGATGCCGCGCGGCTCAGGCAAGACCTCGCTCTGCGAGATTGCGTGTCTGTGGGCGTTGGTGTACGGGCACCGGGAGTTCGTGGCGCTCGTGGGGTCGGACGAAGAGCACGCGGCGGGGATGCTGGACTCGATCAAGGCGGAGCTGGAGAACAGCGAGATCCTCGGCGGCGACTTCCCAGAGGTCTGCCACCCGATCCGCTCGCTCGAAGGCATCCACCAGCGGGCTTCAGGGCAGCTCTACCAAGGAAAGCAGACCCACATCGGGTGGACCGCGCGAGAGATCGTGCTGCCCACGATCCCGGGCTCCGCAGCATCGGGGGCGATCATCCGTGTCGCGGGGATCACGGGCCGCATCCGTGGCATGAAGCACAAGCGTGTCGATGGTGTGAGCGTCCGGCCGTCGCTCGTGCTGATCGACGACCCGCAGACCGACGAGAGCGCCCGCTCTCCTTCGCAGTGCGCCAACCGAGAGCGCATTCTCGCGGGCGCGATCCTGGGCATGGCCGGGCCCGGACGGAAGATCGCCGGCCTGATGACGCTAACGGTGGTCCGCCCCGACGATCTGGCGGACCGCATTCTCGACCGCGACAAGCACCCGCAATGGCAGGGCGAGCGGACCAAGATGGTCTATTCGTTCCCCAAGAGCGAGAAGCTCTGGGCCGAGTACGCCCGCGTGCGGGCCGAGGGGCTTCGCGCCGATCGGGGGATCATCGATGCCACGGCGTTCTACGGCAAGCACCGGACGGCGATGGATGAGGGAGCGGTCATCGCCTGGCCGGAGCGGTTCAACCACGACGAGCTGTCGGCGGTGCAGCACGCGATGAACCTGCGGCTGCAGAACGAGGCCGCATTCTTCGCCGAGTACCAGAACGAGCCGCTGCCGGAGGTTGAGGTCGCGGACGACCTTCTGAGCGCCGACCAGATTGCAGCAAAGGTAAACGGGCACGCCCGCGGGCTTGTCCCACTCGGGTGCTCACACCTGACGATGTTCGTGGACGTGCAGGGCAAGGCACTGTTCTACCTCGTTGCCGCCTGGGAAGACGACTTCACGGGGCACATCATCGACTATGGCACCGAGCCGGACCAGAAGCAGGCGTACTTCACGCTTCGGGATGTGCGCCGGACGCTTGCGGCCGCGTCGCCCCGCGCCGGCGTCGAAGGCGCGATCTACGGCGGTCTGGAGCGTCTCATCGAGGCGACGGTTGCTCGCGAGTGGCGGCGCGACGACGGCGCAATGGTCCGGATCGATCGATGCCTGATCGACGCCAACTGGGGTTCTTCCACGGATGTTGTCTATCAGTTCTGTCGCCAGAGCCCGCACGCGAGCGTGCTCACCCCCAGCCACGGCAGGTATGTCGGCGCGAGCAGCCTTCCCTTCAGCGACTACAAGCGCAAACGCGGCGAGCGGGTCGGGCTGAACTGGCGCGTGCCGATCGTGACCGGAAAGCGGGCGGTGCGGCACGTCCTGTTCGACACGAACTACTGGAAGTCCTTTGTGCACGCGAGGCTGGCGGTGCCCATGGGCGATCCTGGAGGCCTCTCGTTGTTCGGCCAGAAGTCCGAGCCACACCGTCTGTTGTCGGAGCACCTCACCAGCGAGTACCGCGTGCGGACGGAGGGCCGGGGCCGCACCGTGGACGAATGGAAGCTGCGGGTCGAAGGGCTCGACAACCACTGGCTCGACGGGTTGGTCGGCGCTGCGGTCGCCGCGTCCATGCAGGGCGCGGTGCTGTTTGGCACTGATGCCCGAGTGCCGAACCGGCCACGCATTCGACTGTCGGCCATCCGAGGAGACCGTCGCTGA